GGAGGAGTTCCTACTGGGAGCATATATGCACAGGATACGGCAATACCCACAGGTAATGCAATTAATTCTGGACTTATATTCAGTTCCATTGCGGCGGCTACTAAAACAGGCATTAAAACGCTTGCAACTCCCGTATTGCTCATAACATTAGTTAATAGCATGGAAAATACAATTATTCCAAATATAAACATTGAAAGTGGAATGGCATTCATAAAACTTATTAAAATATTTGCAATAAATTCTCCCGTTCCAGTTGTGGATATTATACTACTTAAAGATAGAGCTCCTCCAAAAAGCATCAACACACCCCAATCAGTAGAGTCATCCAAATCCTTCCAATCAATTAGTTTTAAGGAAAACAATAGAATTATACCAATTACGGCAATTATGGAATCCATATAGCTACCTACGCCAATTAAATTTGCAATTTTTCCGCTAATCATCCATAATATGGCAATTGATAAAAATACAATAAATGTTAAAATTGTTTTATTTGTATATTTAAAATCATTATTTAACTTAATCTTATGATTCTTTACATTTGGCTTAAAGTAAAGATATAATATGGCATAAATTACAGGCATTAGGATTAAGCTCACCGGAAATCCCACCTTAAACCACTCCGAAAAACCCATATTTAAAGAACTGCTTGTTATGGCATTGGGGGGGCTACCAATTATGGTTGCAATCCCTCCAATGTTTGCAGAGTATGCAACACCCAAAAGAAGAAATGAATAAATGTTTTTAATCTTGTTTCGTTCATCTTTATCTTTATCATTTAAATCCATACCTTCATAAGATAGTAAACCAAGTGCGAGAGGCAGTATTATCAATGTTGCCGAAGTGTTGCTTATCCACATTGAGAGAACATAGGCCGTTAGCATAATTAAAAAGCTTGCGATTTTAAAATCTCCATTTCCCAATTTAACAATCTTGTAGGCAATTATTTTGTCTATATCGTGCTTTTTTAATGAAGATGCCAAGGCAAATCCTCCCAAAAATAAAAATATAATAGGATGTGCAAATGATTTGAAGGCATCTTTTACATCAAAGATTCCAAAAATAACTGCAAATACTGGAATAAATAATGCCGATACGGACAGTGGAAACGCCTCGGATATCCACAGAATAGATATAAACAATAATATGGATAATCCCTTTTTTACTCCTTCATCTGCGGGGAAGAACATCAATATTAACATCATAAGTAATAAACTGAAAAATAAAACTATGATATTATCTATTTTCTTTAACACTCTGCACCCCTTGTATCAATTATGGTAATTTATGGCGTATAGAATTATAAATCCCCTAAAACTATTTTTGCATACTTCAACATATGATTTATATCTTCCTTATTATTGTATTTAAAAAGTATTTGTTTAGATTTGGCTTCATTATATATTATACTAAAATTTGTTTTTCTAAATTCAATATACTTTTTAAAATAATTTTTAATTAAATAATCTCCTTTTTAGAATAATTGCATCAAAACCACACATTTCGTGGCAACAATAACAATTTATACATTTTTTGGCATCAACTTTAAAATTAGATATTGTTATGGCATTTACCGGGCATACCATTTCACAAATTTTGCATTTTCTACATCTTCTTTTATGTATTTTTGGTTTTTGAACCATAATTGAAAATATTAATTTTATAACTTTTGGTGGCAATATTGACATCATAAAATAAGTATCTGGCTTTTTGAATTTCATTTTAGGTATTTCGTTTATATCTATTGGATTGTCGTTATTGCTGTCGTTGTCATTATTATCCACACATAATATGTTTAATTTAGCACCATTTTTTAAAATATTATTTGTAATTATGTCATTTTCATTATATCCCATATATTGAGAAGCCAATATATCAACTGCAATGGCACTATTTGAGGCAATTACTATCTTTGAGTTTATACTTTTACCGTTGCTTGGTCCATTTCCTTCCATTCCATTAATGCCGTCCATTATAGATATTGTTTTTTTATTTTTTGTTATGACATTGTGGAGCTCCCCGACAAATTTTGCAAAATCATTTTCTTTACTATATATTCCATGTAATTTTGGTTTCATTCCCCCCGGGATACAACCATATAAATTTTTAACTGCTCCTGTGTATTTCATAAGTATATGTGTTTTTAATTTTGGTAAATTTATTATTAAATCACTATCTACTAATGATTTTGGGAGGTGCAATTCATTTCCCATAACTTCTATTTCAACTGTTTCATCACCTTCAAAAGGTAGCCATTTTATATTATGTTTTTCGCAAATTTCTTTTATCCTCGATACTTCAAATGAGTTTTTTGTATTATATCCCGAAGAATCTCCCACAATTATTTTATTTTTATCCACTTCATTATTTAAAAGATATAATATAACCCATTCCAAAAATAGCGGATGTGTAGTTGCATTTCGTTCTGGTGGATAAGGCCCCAACACATTTGGTTTTATTAATATTTTATTATATTCCTTTAAATTTAAATTATTAAAAACTTTATCCAATATTTTATTTTTATTATTTAGTGAACCATAATTTTCTATTTTTGAATAATAAACTTCCATTCTATCCCCGTAAAAAATATTTGTAGTACATTCAAGAACTATTTACGCCTAAATATATGGTATGTTCCAATATTTTTTTTATTATCATTATTATTGCAAATACCATATAGGTACAATAGGATATAAAAGAACATATATTTTGAATACGCCATATTATAGATTTTTATATATTATAGATTTTTATATATTATAGATTTTTATATATTATAGATTATATTATTGAATATTAATTTAATACATTTATCTTTATTTTATTTATTATTTTATCATTTTTTATATTATACCGTGTGATATTATGAAAATCATGAATGGAGTTAATTCTATCGAGGAAATATTAAATAAAATAACAAATGCGAAAAAAGGAAAATCTGGCATAAAACGAATAGATACAATAATACAGAAAATGGATGACCAAAAATACGAATATTAGTATATAGACTTAATAAACAGCTCGAAATAGTAAAAAAATACAATCCATCAGTTAGGCCTGCGATAGATCCGTATGTTTCTTCCGAATTAGGAGTATATAGCGGACTTAACAATATCGAAGACTATGGGGCCCTTATGAATTATCCGGATTGTTGTGTTAAATCATTTGAAACTGCGAGATTTGGAATAGATGCTGAACATCTAAAAGAGGCCGAATTGATAAAAAAAGAAATAAAAAACGAAGTTATAAACGGTAAAATTAATGTAAAGGATAAATGTGCAATAATAATGCCATCAGGATTTATACCATGTAGTTTAAACTGTAAAAATGCCATTGAAAGAAATTTGATTAATATTGTTTCTTATGATGAACAGATCAATATAATTGAATTGGAAAATAAGTTAAGCCAGGAGCTCCCCCACTATCATGGAGCATATGGTGAATATTATGAAAAAATTATATTATTATAAGTAATAATTATTATTATTATTACTATATCTATATCTATTATTTACCGTTTAAAAAATGGTTTAAAATCAATTGCATCTTTTTTACAGCTTGAAACACATTCAAAACATCTTATACATTCCGTTTGGTCTATGTTTTTGGTTAGATTTATCTGAACTGGACATTTTCTTTCGCATAATTTACAATTAACACATTTATTATTTAATTTTAGTTTAAATAATGGTTTTATAGAAAATATCCCAAGTAATGCCCCTATTGGACAGAGATATCTGCAAAATGCCATTGGATATATAAATCCAAGTAATATAACTCCAATAAGGATAATAAACGAAAGCAATGTCCCAGATAAATTTGTTAGAGCTCCGATAGGACATACCGAACAATAAGTATATGTTGCCAAATAGTATGTCAATATGATGAATAATATTAAAATTACATACTTTAAATATATTAATTTATTATGGATATTTTTGGGAACTTCGGGAAGTTTTTTTAACCTGGATAATTTAACTCTCAATTTATAAGTTAAATCAAAAATAAAACCCAATGGACACATCCAACCGCAGAATAGTCTCCCAAAAATTAGTGTAAGTAATGATATTACTATCACCACTGGAACGAAATAAATACTTCCCAGTAATATGAATTGTTCAATGTATCCAAAAATGCACAGACAAAAGAAGCTTGAAAGAAAGACCGATAAAATTACAAATTTTATAAAAAATGCCGACTGAACTATTTTTCTAATAGTTTGTAGTTTATCCATAATATCACTTGAAAAATTCATCTATTTTATCATTGTCAATGTAAAATTTAAATTCCTTTGATTTATATATTCTTTTAGCCCTAGCTTCTTCCAATATTAAATCACTTTCTACCAAATCAGCTTCTTCCAATTTTTTTAAATGGGTATATATCACTGGTCTTGATAGATTTAGTGTTTTTGCCATTTCATAAATATTCATGGGGTTTTTATTCAAAAGATGAATTATTTTAATTCTTGTAATATTAGATAATGCATCTCCCATTTTAACAGTTTTTTCCAAATTCATAAAATCACTAAATTCCTCACTAAATTTCATCCCATTTTTTCTTCAACTCCTTAACTGTTTCCTTTATTTCCACAGTATCCTTTTCTATTTTTGCCAATTCTATATCACTACTTGGTTTTTTAAATATCAAATACGCCAACATTATTATAATAATTACCAAAAGTATTATTACGATATCCCATTCATATCCGAAGAAATGTCCTGTTGCAGTTTGCATAATATCTCCTCCCATGTTATTACTTCCAACACCATAAGGCATAATATCTCCACCTCAATTAAAAACTAAAATTGATATATTAATTAAAAGTTAAATAAATTTCTTAAATTTATTTCTGTGAGTAAGAATCTTATTATTTTATCAATTATGGATTCGGAAGTATTTAAATTATCACTATTGGCGGAGACATTTGTGCTATTTATACTAACAATTCCTTCATCAATCATGCAGTTAATTATTGCCTCTTTAAGGTCTGTTGGAGATAATCCATAAACTTCTTTAATTTCGCCTAATGTGGTATTTTCACTTAATTCATTAATTAATTTTTCTTTTAATTCGTTATTTTTGTAAATTGAATTTTGAACCTCACTATTATTTAAAACCACAGTTCCTTTATCAATTAAGCATTTAAGTATTGCCTCTTTGGACTTTGATGGAGATATACCATAAGTTTTTTTAATGATATCAAATGTGGTATCATCATCTACGGATACCCCCAAATTTCTCTTTAAATCCTCTGGGTTTATATTATACATTTCGCAAATTTGTTTTATGGTGTAGCTCTTTAACCCACTTCCAGATATGTTTATATATTTATCGATTATTTCTTCTGTAATTTGTATATCGCCAGTTAATGTGTTTTCACTATTGATAACTTCGTTTATTTTTAATTTTAAAGAATTAATTAAACAATCCTGACTTATATTATATTCTTCGCATACCTGTTTTAGGGTATAATTTTTCAGCTCACTACTTGGTGTTGGAACATATTTATCAATAACATCCTCGGACATCACTCCTTCACTTGTTGTTAATGTTGGCGGTATGTTTGACGGAGCTCCGCTCATAGTAGGAGCTGGTTCACTGTGGTCACAAATACCATTATTGTTTGTGTCAATGTATTTCCCACACTCTCCTGGAAATGTGCATGATGAATCGGTAATTCCATAAGGGCAGTCATCCCATGCGTAAATTGTACTTAAAGACGACAATATCAAAAACACACTAAAAAAAATAAAAAATAGTTTTTTCATAATCTCACCTGTTAGGGCCTCCTCCCCTCTCCATTGAGCTGCTTAGTATTTGTTCATATTCTTCACTGCTTATGTATTGTGGGGTGTAATTTGCTCCGTAACTATCTAACATTCTAACAAAAGCTCTCATATGGTTTCTTGAACCTTTCATTAGATTCTCATAAACCAATTTTATGTCTTCGTTATCGGTTTTGCTTATCCAATTTTCTAAATCGGCAATATCTAAATCCTCAATAGTTGCCCCAACTATCAACGCATCAACAGCTGACTGACTACCCTTTTCAACTAAATTATTATATAATTCCTCAAATTTTGGATTTGAGAACTTTCCAACTTCTTCACTTTCAACTGGGTCTGGGATATTGTATTTTTCTAATAGATATTTTACTGAATCAGTATGGGTTTGTTCGCTATTAGCAATATTTTTGAATATCTGTAATTTCCACTTATCATATAATGTTAAATAAACATCTCTTGCCAATTTCTCTTCTTCTCTCATTTCAATTAATCCTTCCTTTTCTTCTTCACTTATTGACTGTTGCGGGAGTGCATCAATATTCTCACACATTAAGCTAACATTTACATCCCCATTATTATTTACAATTCCTCCTTGTCCCATGCCCATTTGATTTTGATGGTAATCAACTTGATTATTATTTTGTATTTGATTATCTGGCATCTGAGTATCTGTATTTTGAGATATGCATCCTGCCAAAAGAACTGCGGAAGCAACTAATGATATAACTATTAATTTTAAGATATATTTCATAATATCACCATTAAAATTTAAAAAATAAAAAAGAAATCCGTCAGTGTTGTGCAGTTGTCATGCCCCCGTCCTTCATGTTTTGATGATTGATGTGTGGAGCTCCTGCATTTCCTACTGTGGTATTTTCATATTGATGGTTCATAGGTGCGTTGGTGTTTGCAGGAGTTCCTGCATTTCCAATATTTTGGTGGCTCATAGGAGCTCCCATGTTGCCCATATTATTCATGTTTGCATTCCCCATCATTTTACCATGGCCGCCAGCATGTAATTGCAACCTAATCGTTGCCATCTGTTCTCCTTCTAACTGTAAAACTATTCTGTATGCATCTTGGTATTTATTTTGATTCATTAATTCATTAACTTCATTTAATTTTTCTTCTAATTCAGTGGTGTTTATTCCCTGTTCTTTTAACATTTCAATTTTCATTTCCATGTGTCTTATTCTATTTTGTATTGTCAATTTTACTCTGTCTTCTGGAATGTTCTGAACAGCCACATTAAGCCCCTTATTTCTCAATCTATTTACCACTGCTGAATGATTGTAAGAGTAAACTGGATTTTCGATTACTTCCACTTTGTTAGTTCTTAAATGTAATCTTTCAGGTTCTACTGATAAGTTTGTGCCGTTTGATAATAATACCAAATAATGACCGTCTCTTACTCTTGCCATTGTTTCGTTCAGTGATATATCATCCATTCCATGAGCAACGCAGATTGTTGCATTCCCATAGGCATGAGCAAACTCATTTTGGAATCTCATCGTAATATTTGCGTTTGTGTCGTATCTTGTTTGACCGCCTATTCTTTCAACTGTTAAACTCGCATTTTCCAATGCGACAATATAATCATCAACAACTGCTAAATTTCCACCGATTACTACTACTTTGTCGGGATTAAGTGATTTTATTTCGTCAATTACGCTTTCGTTGTATATTCCCCATGTTGTAGTAACTACTGTTGCATTTAATACATTTGCAACTCCCAAAGCTGCTGTTTGGTCTGCATAATTATCACTTACCAATACGACATCTGTTGCATATACTGCTGATGCCGATAGTGCTATTAGCGATAAAAGCACCATTAATTTTTTTAGCATATTCATCACCTCATAGATTGTAACATTAACATATAATATATTATTGGATATAATTGTTATTATATATACAGTTCTAAGCTCCATGTCTGTACCCTAAACCATAATCTGTGAGCTATCCACAACATCCATCTTCTCAGGTGTCATTACCACAATAACATGATTCAATTGTGCATTTTAAATAATGCTTCCTTGGTCATTAGTGGGATATGCAAAAACTAAGGTAATAACTCCTCATTGCGTCACCATATTGTCACCAATTTACACAACTGATAGTAAAAATAAAAATAATTTAAAATTAATTATTCATTGTCATTATCCTTCCCATCATGCTCCATGCCCTCGCGCTCATTGTGCATTTCATTGTGTATCTCTTGATGGTTATCTTCAGTATCGTTAATTTCTGAGTGTATTTCGGTGTGTATCTCTTGATGCATTTCCTGGTTATCATGGTTTCTATCCATGATTTCATCGCCAATCTCTTTGTGTATCTCTTGATGGTTATCTTCGGTGTCATTGAGCTCATTGTGTGTTTCCTTATGCATTTCATGGTGGTCATCGTCCATCTCGTGAGCTCTAACAACCATTGCCATCTGTTCTCCTTGAAGTTCTACCATTAATTTATAGGCCTCTTCGTATTTGTCCCCATCCATTGCTTCTTCAGTTTCATTCAATATGCTTTCTAACTCTTCTAACTTATCTTCCAGTTCTGATGCATCTATTCCTTGACTTTTCAATAGATCGATTTTCATTTTAAGTGCGGTGATTTTATTTTCCATCATAACTTCTATTTTGTCTTGTGGAACAGCATTAATTTTTACATTAGCTCCTTTCATTTTAAATTTTTCTGCTACTAATGAACCGTTATATAGTGGACTGTCCATCACTTCAACTTCCTCAATTTCAAGGTCTAAATCTTCAGGATCTACCGTTAAATTAACCCCATTTGTAAGTAATACCAAGAGTGGTTTATCCATTCCTTGAAATGTTCCATTCAATGCTATATCGTCTCCATGGTAAACATATACGGTAGTTCCATTTCCAAACATATGCTTAAATTTCAATACAAGGTTTGCATTGGTTTCGTATCTATTTTCCCCAGCAATTCTCTCAACTTCAATTCCTATATTTTCTAATTCTTTTGTGTAGTTTTCAACAACTGCCATCGGACCCCCTACAACAATAACATCATTAGGATTCAATGATCTTATTTCATCTAAAACGCTTTCGTTGAAAATGCCCCACGGTGTCTTTATTACCGTTGCATTAACTGCCTTAGCTACACCTTCCACAGCCACATAATCTGCATGATTGTCACTTACTAAAATAACATCCGTCGCAGATACCATTGGCACTACAATCAGAGTTAGCAATAATATCAGTTTTTTTAGCATATATTTCACCAAGCTTCTTTTACATTCTATTTCTTTAGATTTCCATATATTTAATTCTTTGTTTTATAATTCGTTTATATGTAGTATTTTTACTACACATTACTATATTATGAAACAGGTATATATAGATTATTGAGTTATGTAAAAAATATACACAATTATAAAAATATAATTGTAAAAATAAAGATATGGGCAATCGTAGGACGCACCATATAAATGACTATTGTCAAATGGGCAGAAATTGTAGTTATTTGCAACCATACAGTTAATATTATTTCATATTGTTCCATATGTTTTGACTAAATATGTCCAATATACGATTGACTAAATTAAAATAAAAAATTAATTAAATGTTTTTATTCAATAATTCCTTTACAAGTTCTTTCTTTTTAATGGCGTCATCGCATGATTTTTTAACCTTTTCCTTCATAATCTCAAATTCTTCTGTGCTTGGTTTCATTTTTTCGACTACTTTTTTAACTGGGGTGTATGCAGCCTCCCTAAATTCTGGAATAAGCGGTATTTTTTTACCATCCTCAATTACGAAACTAATATTTCCTTCTTTTACTTCCCCGATTATTTTTGCCCCTGTTTTTTCCATAATTATATCTGCATGTTCCTTTGGTGCAATAATTAATAAACTATCAATAGAAACGCCCAATGGGTCAATATTCAATTTATTCAGCATATCCAAAACCTTTGGATTTATTAAATTATATATTTTATCCTTATCTACTTCCAATGAAACGGTTGCAGTTTTTGAAATTTCGTAGGCATCCCCCCTAAGCCCCCCGTTTGTCACATCAGTCATTACATGGATATATTTTAATAAATTGTTATCAATTAGACTTTTACATGCCTTTAAGAAATCCACATTGAGTGTTTCATAAATTACATCAAACATTCCATAATATAATGCCGTTGTGGATATTGTTCCTCCACCACTTCCTTCGGTCATTAAAATTACATCTCCAACTTCTGCTCTAACTCGCGAGGTTGGTAGATTATCATTTATAACACCGATTGCACCAACTGCACTCACCATTCTATCTCCCAATACCATATCTCCCCCAACTCTTAGTGTACTTCCTGCAACCAATGGAACACCTATTGCCTCAGATACTGCACAAATACCGCCTGTAAAATCAAATATCTTTGACACATCCCCATCATCTGCCAAATGGATATCACTTATAAGTGCAACAGGGTCTGCACCCATTACAAAAACATCTCTAAGGCATGCCCTACAAACATGAAAACCTGCTAAAAAAGGAAAATCGCTTAATCGTGAGTGAGTCCCATCAATTGCCACAACGGTATATTTTGAATCTGCCCTTACAACTCCTCCGTCGTCTTGTTCCCTACTATCTACTATTGTATTTTGGTTTGTGCTCTCTATTATTCTGGCTATTTGCTTGTGTATGAAAAAATCCCCTTCTCCTCGGCTACCTCCGCCCATTTCCCCCATTTTTACATCGGATTCAATGCAATCCAATAAATATTTTAATTTACTATCTTTAATAGATTTATATGAATTTATAGTTTTTACTTCCGATATAACTGCATTTACAAATTCTTTTGCAATATCTTCGCTTATATCTGTTTTTATCTCAGTGATTCTTTTGAATCCATCTTCGATTATTTTATTTTCGGGAATTTTATTATTTAGGCATCTTTTTACATAGCCTTCTATATCCATAATTACACCAAATTGATTAATATATTAATTATTTATATGGTTATATAATTATATATTCATTTATAAAAATAGAATAATGATAAAAATAAAAATATGATATATTGGGAGCTCCTGCTAAAAATCCCAATTATAGTCAATCTTCGGTCGTTTTCATAAATATACCCTAATTAAAAAGGGCAAAATCCGTATTATATTA
The window above is part of the Methanococcus aeolicus Nankai-3 genome. Proteins encoded here:
- a CDS encoding SLC13 family permease, with the protein product MLKKIDNIIVLFFSLLLMMLILMFFPADEGVKKGLSILLFISILWISEAFPLSVSALFIPVFAVIFGIFDVKDAFKSFAHPIIFLFLGGFALASSLKKHDIDKIIAYKIVKLGNGDFKIASFLIMLTAYVLSMWISNTSATLIILPLALGLLSYEGMDLNDKDKDERNKIKNIYSFLLLGVAYSANIGGIATIIGSPPNAITSSSLNMGFSEWFKVGFPVSLILMPVIYAILYLYFKPNVKNHKIKLNNDFKYTNKTILTFIVFLSIAILWMISGKIANLIGVGSYMDSIIAVIGIILLFSLKLIDWKDLDDSTDWGVLMLFGGALSLSSIISTTGTGEFIANILISFMNAIPLSMFIFGIIVFSMLLTNVMSNTGVASVLMPVLVAAAMELNISPELIALPVGIAVSCAYMLPVGTPPNAIVFAEGHLSEKDMIKVGFILSLVSSIIIAGYFLLL
- a CDS encoding DUF362 domain-containing protein — translated: MEVYYSKIENYGSLNNKNKILDKVFNNLNLKEYNKILIKPNVLGPYPPERNATTHPLFLEWVILYLLNNEVDKNKIIVGDSSGYNTKNSFEVSRIKEICEKHNIKWLPFEGDETVEIEVMGNELHLPKSLVDSDLIINLPKLKTHILMKYTGAVKNLYGCIPGGMKPKLHGIYSKENDFAKFVGELHNVITKNKKTISIMDGINGMEGNGPSNGKSINSKIVIASNSAIAVDILASQYMGYNENDIITNNILKNGAKLNILCVDNNDNDSNNDNPIDINEIPKMKFKKPDTYFMMSILPPKVIKLIFSIMVQKPKIHKRRCRKCKICEMVCPVNAITISNFKVDAKKCINCYCCHEMCGFDAIILKRRLFN
- a CDS encoding DUF483 domain-containing protein, yielding MDPYVSSELGVYSGLNNIEDYGALMNYPDCCVKSFETARFGIDAEHLKEAELIKKEIKNEVINGKINVKDKCAIIMPSGFIPCSLNCKNAIERNLINIVSYDEQINIIELENKLSQELPHYHGAYGEYYEKIILL
- a CDS encoding 4Fe-4S binding protein; the encoded protein is MDKLQTIRKIVQSAFFIKFVILSVFLSSFFCLCIFGYIEQFILLGSIYFVPVVIVISLLTLIFGRLFCGWMCPLGFIFDLTYKLRVKLSRLKKLPEVPKNIHNKLIYLKYVILILFIILTYYLATYTYCSVCPIGALTNLSGTLLSFIILIGVILLGFIYPMAFCRYLCPIGALLGIFSIKPLFKLKLNNKCVNCKLCERKCPVQINLTKNIDQTECIRCFECVSSCKKDAIDFKPFFKR
- a CDS encoding ArsR/SmtB family transcription factor translates to MNLEKTVKMGDALSNITRIKIIHLLNKNPMNIYEMAKTLNLSRPVIYTHLKKLEEADLVESDLILEEARAKRIYKSKEFKFYIDNDKIDEFFK
- a CDS encoding DUF2202 domain-containing protein, with product MKYILKLIVISLVASAVLLAGCISQNTDTQMPDNQIQNNNQVDYHQNQMGMGQGGIVNNNGDVNVSLMCENIDALPQQSISEEEKEGLIEMREEEKLARDVYLTLYDKWKLQIFKNIANSEQTHTDSVKYLLEKYNIPDPVESEEVGKFSNPKFEELYNNLVEKGSQSAVDALIVGATIEDLDIADLENWISKTDNEDIKLVYENLMKGSRNHMRAFVRMLDSYGANYTPQYISSEEYEQILSSSMERGGGPNR
- a CDS encoding cell wall-binding repeat-containing protein — encoded protein: MLKKLMVLLSLIALSASAVYATDVVLVSDNYADQTAALGVANVLNATVVTTTWGIYNESVIDEIKSLNPDKVVVIGGNLAVVDDYIVALENASLTVERIGGQTRYDTNANITMRFQNEFAHAYGNATICVAHGMDDISLNETMARVRDGHYLVLLSNGTNLSVEPERLHLRTNKVEVIENPVYSYNHSAVVNRLRNKGLNVAVQNIPEDRVKLTIQNRIRHMEMKIEMLKEQGINTTELEEKLNEVNELMNQNKYQDAYRIVLQLEGEQMATIRLQLHAGGHGKMMGNANMNNMGNMGAPMSHQNIGNAGTPANTNAPMNHQYENTTVGNAGAPHINHQNMKDGGMTTAQH
- a CDS encoding cell wall-binding repeat-containing protein; protein product: MLKKLILLLTLIVVPMVSATDVILVSDNHADYVAVEGVAKAVNATVIKTPWGIFNESVLDEIRSLNPNDVIVVGGPMAVVENYTKELENIGIEVERIAGENRYETNANLVLKFKHMFGNGTTVYVYHGDDIALNGTFQGMDKPLLVLLTNGVNLTVDPEDLDLEIEEVEVMDSPLYNGSLVAEKFKMKGANVKINAVPQDKIEVMMENKITALKMKIDLLKSQGIDASELEDKLEELESILNETEEAMDGDKYEEAYKLMVELQGEQMAMVVRAHEMDDDHHEMHKETHNELNDTEDNHQEIHKEIGDEIMDRNHDNQEMHQEIHTEIHSEINDTEDNHQEIHNEMHNEREGMEHDGKDNDNE
- a CDS encoding AIR synthase-related protein, with protein sequence MDIEGYVKRCLNNKIPENKIIEDGFKRITEIKTDISEDIAKEFVNAVISEVKTINSYKSIKDSKLKYLLDCIESDVKMGEMGGGSRGEGDFFIHKQIARIIESTNQNTIVDSREQDDGGVVRADSKYTVVAIDGTHSRLSDFPFLAGFHVCRACLRDVFVMGADPVALISDIHLADDGDVSKIFDFTGGICAVSEAIGVPLVAGSTLRVGGDMVLGDRMVSAVGAIGVINDNLPTSRVRAEVGDVILMTEGSGGGTISTTALYYGMFDVIYETLNVDFLKACKSLIDNNLLKYIHVMTDVTNGGLRGDAYEISKTATVSLEVDKDKIYNLINPKVLDMLNKLNIDPLGVSIDSLLIIAPKEHADIIMEKTGAKIIGEVKEGNISFVIEDGKKIPLIPEFREAAYTPVKKVVEKMKPSTEEFEIMKEKVKKSCDDAIKKKELVKELLNKNI